In Neofelis nebulosa isolate mNeoNeb1 chromosome 10, mNeoNeb1.pri, whole genome shotgun sequence, one DNA window encodes the following:
- the LOC131488805 gene encoding olfactory receptor 4P4-like gives MGNRNNVTVFILLGLSQNKNVEILCFILFSFCYVAIWMGNLLIMISITYSPLINQPMYFFLNCLSLSDLSYTSTVTPKLLIDLLAERKTISYSNCMTQLFILHFLGGIEIFILTGMAYDRYVAICRPLHYTVIMSRQRCNTIITACCTGAFLHSASQFLLTIFLPFCGPNEIDHYFCDVYPLLKLACTDTYRIGVLVIVNSGLIALLAFVILMASYFLILYTIRAYPAESRAKALSTCSSHVTVVILFFAPVLFIYIRPAMTLPEDKVFALFYTIIAPMFNPLIYTLRNMEMKDAMKKIWFRHLFLEGK, from the coding sequence ATGGGAAATAGAAACAACGTCACCGTGTTTATTCTCTTgggactctctcaaaataagaacgTTGAAATCCTCtgctttatattattttcattttgctacgTCGCCATTTGGATGGGCAATCTGCTCATAATGATTTCCATCACATACAGCCCACTCATTAACCAACCTatgtatttcttccttaattgtCTCTCACTTTCTGACCTTAGCTACACATCAACAGTGACACCCAAACTTCTGATTGATTTGCTGGCAGAGAGGAAGACCATTTCCTACAGTAACTGCATGACACAGCTCTTTATCCTCCACTTTCTCGGAGGCATCGAGATCTTCATCCTCACGgggatggcctatgaccgctacgtGGCCATCTGCAGGCCCCTGCACTACACGGTCATCATGAGCAGACAGAGGTGCAACACAATCATCACAGCCTGCTGCACGGGGGCATTTCTACACTCTGCCAGCCAGTTCCTTCTCACCATCTTCTTACCCTTCTGTGGCCCCAATGAGATAGATCACTACTTCTGCGACGTGTATCCTCTCCTGAAACTGGCCTGCACTGACACGTACAGAATTGGCGTCTTGGTAATTGTCAATTCAGGTCTGATTGCCTTACTGGCTTTTGTGATTTTGATGGCGTCCTATTTTCTGATTCTGTACACCATCAGGGCTTACCCTGCAGAGAGCCGCGCCAAAGCTCTGTCCACCTGTAGTTCCCATGTGACAGTTGTGATTCTATTCTTTGCGCCTGTTCTCTTCATTTATATTCGACCAGCCATGACACTTCCAGAAGACAAAGTGTTTGCTCTCTTCTACACCATCATTGCCCCCATGTTCAACCCTCTGATCTACACGCTGAGAAACATGGAGATGAAGGATGCCATGAAGAAAATTTGGTTTCGTCATTTGTTCTTGGAAGGGAAGTAA
- the LOC131486655 gene encoding olfactory receptor 4P4-like, with amino-acid sequence MENRNNVTEFILLGLSKSKRVQILCFLFFLLCYLTIWLGNLIIMASITYSQLINQPMYFFLNYLALSDLLYTSTVTPKLMTDLLTGKKVISYQNCMAQLFTTHFFGGVEVCIITGMAYDRYVAICKPLHYAILMSRQRCNSILGASCAGGFLHSIGLFLLAIFLPFCGPNEIDHYFCDVYPLLKLACTDTHKIGFLVIANSGLMGLGIFVVLMASYFMILCNVRAYSAENRHKALSTCSSHITVVILFFAPVIFVYIRPATTLPEDKVFTLFYTIIVPMLNPLIYTLRNTEMKNAIRKVWCGARFWKGKSMI; translated from the coding sequence ATGGAAAATAGGAATAATGTTACTGAATTTATTCTCCTGGGACTTTCTAAGAGTAAAAGAGTCCAGatcctctgctttttatttttcttactctgttACCTCACTATCTGGTTGGGGAATCTGATTATTATGGCTTCTATCACCTACAGTCAGCTAATTAACCagcccatgtacttcttccttaaTTACCTTGCCCTCTCAGACCTCCTCTACACCTCCACTGTGACACCCAAACTAATGACTGACTTACTGACAGGGAAGAAGGTCATTTCCTATCAAAACTGCATGGCACAGCTGTTTACCACACACTTCTTTGGGGGGGTCGAGGTCTGCATCATCACAGGAATGGCCTAcgaccgctatgtggccatctgcaaaccactCCATTATGCCATCCTCATGAGTAGACAACGATGTAACTCAATTCTCGGAGCATCATGTGCAGGTGGGTTTCTGCATTCCATTGGCCTGTTTCTTCTTGCAATCTTTCTGCCATTCTGTGGCCCCAATGAAATAGATCACTATTTCTGCGATGTATATCCTTTGTTGAAACTGGCCTGCACTGATACACACAAAATTGGTTTCTTAGTCATTGCCAATTCCGGCCTGATGGGACTGGGGATCTTCGTGGTTTTGATGGCCTCCTACTTCATGATATTATGCAATGTGAGAGCATATTCTGCAGAGAACCGCCACAAGGCACTTTCCACCTGCAGCTCCCACATCACGGTTGTGATCCTGTTTTTTGCACCCGTCATCTTTGTTTACATTCGACCTGCCACAACTTTACCGGAAGATAAAGTGTTCACACTCTTCTACACAATTATTGTCCCCATGCTCAATCCTCTTATCTACACACTTAGaaacacagagatgaaaaatgcCATAAGGAAAGTTTGGTGCGGTGCAAGGTTTTGGAAAGGGAAGTCAATGATTTGA
- the LOC131488806 gene encoding olfactory receptor 4P4-like produces MENMNNVTEFVLLGLSQNKKIKNLCFLLFLFCYVAIWMGNLLIMISITCSPLIDQPMYFFLNNLALSDLCYTSTVTPKLVTDLLAESNMISYTSCMAQLFTMHFFGGIEIFILTAMAYDRYVAICKPLHYTIIMNRQRCYTIVTASCTGAFLHSFFQCLLTINLPFCGPNEIDHYFCDVYPLLKLACTDTYRVGILVVANSGMMGLVTFVVLVLSYLLILYTIRAYPAESRTKALSTCSSHITVVVLFFVPVLFIYIRPTTTFPEDKVFALFYTIIAPMFNPLIYTFRNVEMKTALRKVWCQKLCFIGRQII; encoded by the coding sequence ATGGAAAATATGAACAACGTCACTGAATTTGTTCTGTTGGGACTTTCCcagaacaagaaaattaaaaacttgtgcttTCTACTATTCTTATTTTGTTACGTAGCTATTTGGATGGGAAACTTGCTCATAATGATTTCTATCACATGCAGCCCGCTAATTGACCaacccatgtatttcttccttaatAACCTTGCGCTCTCAGATCTGTGTTATACCTCAACAGTGACACCCAAGCTAGTCACCGACTTGCTGGCAGAAAGTAACATGATTTCTTATACTAGCTGTATGGCACAGCTTTTTACCATGCATTTCTTTGGGGGGATTGAGATCTTTATCCTCACAgcgatggcctatgaccgctacgtggccatctgcaagccccTGCACTATACCATCATCATGAACAGGCAGAGGTGTTATACCATAGTCACTGCTAGCTGTACCGGGGCATTTCTGCATTCTTTTTTCCAGTGTCTCCTTACCATCAATTTACCTTTCTGTGGCCCCAATGAAATAGATCACTACTTCTGTGATGTGTATCCTTTGCTGAAACTGGCCTGCACAGACACCTACCGAGTTGGGATCCTAGTGGTTGCCAACTCAGGCATGATGGGCTTGGTGACCTTTGTGGTCTTGGTGCTGTCTTACTTGTTGATTTTATACACCATCAGGGCTTACCCTGCAGAGAGCCGCACCAAAGCACTTTCCACCTGTAGTTCCCACATCACAGTTGTTGTTCTGTTCTTTGTGCCTGTTCTCTTCATTTACATTAGACCAACCACAACTTTCCCGGAAGACAAAGTGTTTGCTCTCTTCTACACCATCATTGCCCCCATGTTTAACCCTCTCATTTACACATTCAGAAACGTGGAGATGAAGACTGCCTTGAGAAAAGTGTGGTGCCAGAAACTATGTTTTATTGGAAGGCAAATCATCTGA